A single Crateriforma conspicua DNA region contains:
- a CDS encoding sulfatase encodes MFANRLDPLCGLHVFLIVVSACLTFTPNQVDAADDQRPNVLFILVDDLGLHDLGVEGSTFYETPNLDALANSSMRFTQGYASCRVCSPSRASIQLGKFTARHGITQWIGAASGMDWKRDDKMLPAEYLHSLPQEDVTIAEAMAEAGYTTFFAGKWHLGGEGSLPTDHGYQINVGGHHRGSPPGGFFSPYKNPEMEDGPDGESLTLRLAKETVDFMNDHRDKPFFAMLSFYTVHAPVQTEQRRWQKYQTKAQSLPPRDHRFEVDRTLPVRIVQDHPIYAGMIETMDQAVGMVVDALAEAGLDENTIVVFTGDNGGVSSGDAYSTCNLPLRGGKGRQWEGGIREPFYLRYPPITGDGMTNDVPVTHADFYPTLLDLCGLDMRPEQHVDGVSLVPLLRGQSIADRPLYWHYPHYDNQGGEPSSLYRDGDYKLIHYYEDGRNELYDLSNDPAEQNDIADQHPQRVQQMYSQLKSWLDSVGALYPEPDPRYDPQRTAAKWKRMHTIKKESLEKSHAQFLDPDWQPDPTWWGSQVVKD; translated from the coding sequence ATGTTTGCGAATCGATTGGATCCTCTTTGCGGCCTTCACGTGTTTTTGATCGTGGTATCGGCCTGCCTGACTTTCACCCCCAATCAGGTCGACGCCGCGGATGATCAGCGTCCCAACGTTTTGTTCATTTTGGTGGACGACCTTGGACTTCACGACTTGGGGGTCGAAGGCAGCACGTTTTACGAAACGCCCAATCTTGATGCATTGGCCAACTCGTCGATGCGTTTCACTCAGGGCTATGCCTCCTGTCGTGTTTGCAGCCCGTCACGCGCGAGCATTCAACTTGGAAAGTTCACCGCGCGGCATGGCATCACCCAGTGGATCGGTGCCGCATCGGGCATGGACTGGAAACGTGATGACAAAATGCTGCCCGCGGAGTACCTGCATTCGTTGCCACAGGAAGATGTGACGATTGCGGAAGCCATGGCCGAAGCGGGCTACACCACGTTCTTTGCCGGCAAGTGGCACTTGGGTGGCGAAGGCAGTTTGCCCACCGATCACGGGTATCAAATCAATGTCGGCGGGCATCATCGCGGAAGCCCGCCCGGCGGATTCTTTTCACCCTACAAGAACCCGGAAATGGAAGACGGTCCCGATGGCGAATCGTTGACGCTTCGCTTGGCCAAGGAAACGGTCGATTTCATGAACGATCACCGGGACAAACCGTTCTTTGCCATGTTGTCGTTTTATACGGTTCATGCACCAGTCCAGACCGAACAGCGTCGCTGGCAAAAGTATCAAACCAAGGCCCAGTCGTTGCCTCCACGTGACCATCGCTTCGAAGTCGACCGCACACTGCCGGTTCGAATCGTCCAAGACCATCCGATTTATGCCGGCATGATCGAAACCATGGACCAGGCGGTTGGCATGGTGGTCGATGCGTTGGCCGAAGCCGGTTTGGATGAAAACACGATCGTTGTTTTCACCGGAGACAATGGCGGCGTGTCCAGTGGTGACGCTTACTCGACGTGCAACCTGCCACTGCGGGGCGGCAAAGGCCGGCAATGGGAAGGCGGCATCCGCGAACCGTTCTATTTGCGGTACCCACCCATCACCGGCGACGGGATGACCAACGATGTTCCGGTCACGCACGCTGATTTTTATCCGACGCTACTGGATTTGTGTGGATTGGACATGCGTCCGGAACAACACGTCGACGGTGTCAGTTTGGTGCCATTGTTGCGGGGGCAATCCATCGCCGACCGCCCGCTGTACTGGCACTACCCGCACTATGACAACCAGGGCGGTGAACCCAGTTCGTTGTACCGCGACGGTGATTATAAGCTGATTCACTACTACGAAGACGGCCGTAACGAACTGTACGATCTGTCCAATGATCCCGCCGAACAGAACGACATTGCGGACCAGCATCCGCAGCGGGTTCAGCAAATGTACAGCCAGTTGAAGTCATGGTTGGATTCGGTCGGTGCGCTCTATCCCGAACCCGATCCCCGCTATGATCCACAGCGAACGGCGGCGAAATGGAAACGAATGCACACGATCAAGAAAGAGTCCTTGGAAAAGTCGCACGCCCAGTTTCTGGATCCCGATTGGCAACCGGATCCCACATGGTGGGGAAGCCAAGTCGTGAAGGACTAG
- a CDS encoding ArnT family glycosyltransferase — protein sequence MSKTATRQALVFICGCITALMVFGGHTLLTGQLSGPPPIADDQLAYDSLGWEIANSGIYQTHYASPAFLNAYGDAADAILDLHGSENPKRVGPWPTAMRPPLYPYLLALGNRMLGRQFMFGRLINLAAAALTCGILALLADRFGGWPTAVVAVVQFCLVDVRTRMFARTLLTESLAMLAIAVLFWGLLSLMDRRRTRPYLGWITAGIVLGVSALLRSMFVLWIPVIAIGLWRRKRNSVGSGTASGEWIPIAGMVLIAMLVLSPWMVRNLTVLDGFQPLGTQGAKDAVAGYSDRSLRGMGLWWDPRAAGLFDDVGTDLGSLETETQWGRTSVALAKDWIVSDGYKLPVLAAAKVFSAWRPWNLGDLYVSAFALMGWIAYRRTEHANVAGILWLACTLGIAATWSTAGRFTVPLLMPIHLFASLGVVHCWRRCWQSTLHEPSADV from the coding sequence GTGAGCAAGACAGCGACACGTCAAGCCTTGGTCTTTATCTGCGGCTGCATTACCGCGTTGATGGTTTTTGGTGGCCACACGCTGTTGACCGGCCAGTTGTCCGGGCCTCCGCCGATCGCCGATGACCAACTGGCCTATGACAGTCTGGGCTGGGAAATTGCCAACAGCGGCATCTATCAAACGCACTATGCGTCACCGGCGTTTTTGAACGCCTACGGTGATGCGGCCGACGCCATCTTGGATTTGCACGGATCCGAGAATCCCAAACGGGTTGGCCCCTGGCCGACCGCCATGCGGCCGCCGCTTTATCCGTACCTGCTGGCGCTTGGCAATCGGATGTTGGGACGCCAGTTTATGTTTGGTCGTCTCATCAACCTTGCGGCCGCTGCGTTGACTTGTGGCATCTTGGCATTGCTTGCCGATCGCTTCGGTGGATGGCCCACGGCGGTCGTCGCGGTGGTCCAGTTTTGTTTGGTGGATGTTCGGACGCGCATGTTCGCCAGGACATTGCTGACCGAAAGCTTGGCGATGCTTGCGATCGCAGTTTTGTTCTGGGGCTTGCTTTCCCTGATGGATCGTCGCCGAACCCGGCCCTATCTCGGATGGATCACCGCTGGCATCGTTCTTGGGGTGTCCGCACTTCTTCGATCAATGTTCGTCCTGTGGATTCCCGTCATCGCAATCGGTCTGTGGCGTCGAAAACGCAACAGCGTTGGGTCGGGCACCGCGTCCGGCGAATGGATTCCGATCGCAGGCATGGTGTTGATCGCGATGTTGGTGCTGTCGCCTTGGATGGTGCGGAACTTGACGGTGTTGGACGGCTTTCAACCGCTGGGCACCCAAGGCGCGAAGGACGCGGTCGCGGGGTATAGCGATCGGTCGCTTCGTGGTATGGGACTTTGGTGGGATCCGCGTGCCGCCGGATTGTTTGATGACGTGGGGACGGACCTGGGTAGCCTGGAAACCGAAACGCAGTGGGGACGCACCAGCGTAGCCTTGGCGAAGGACTGGATTGTTTCCGATGGATACAAATTGCCGGTGCTGGCCGCGGCAAAAGTCTTCAGCGCTTGGCGACCCTGGAACTTGGGTGATCTGTATGTGTCCGCGTTTGCATTGATGGGATGGATCGCCTATCGACGCACCGAGCATGCGAATGTCGCCGGAATTCTGTGGCTGGCCTGTACGCTGGGGATCGCCGCCACTTGGTCAACGGCAGGGCGGTTCACGGTTCCCCTGTTGATGCCGATTCACTTGTTTGCGTCACTGGGCGTCGTCCATTGCTGGCGTCGTTGTTGGCAAAGCACACTGCACGAGCCATCAGCGGATGTGTAG
- a CDS encoding MotA/TolQ/ExbB proton channel family protein, producing MNRGLGLFWQSLMGLAQATSDAAPDDDGAGLFEIVFSGGWIGLIIILVLFCLSVAAAYLVFDQFMTLRRAEILPPSVADSVRQSLLTGRLADADAVCRRTPSVISVVLLAGLAEREFGWSEVEKAVEDTLAQQSARLMRRIEYLSVIGNIAPMVGLLGTVTGMIFAFQQVATTRGAAGAGDLAEGIYQALVTTVGGLVVAIPSLAAYAICRNRVDSLIAEVAQQTVHALTPIKRRPGTSQRTATRKSTASPASSAPASSTPRPPAAAPDDRPPKRT from the coding sequence ATGAACAGAGGTTTGGGTTTGTTTTGGCAATCATTGATGGGGCTGGCCCAGGCCACCAGTGACGCGGCACCGGACGACGACGGCGCCGGATTGTTCGAAATCGTCTTCAGTGGCGGATGGATCGGTCTGATCATCATCCTGGTGTTGTTCTGCCTCAGTGTGGCAGCGGCCTATCTTGTGTTCGATCAGTTCATGACGTTGCGACGTGCGGAAATTTTGCCGCCTTCGGTCGCCGACAGCGTCCGACAATCGCTATTGACCGGTCGCCTCGCCGATGCCGATGCGGTGTGTCGCCGCACACCCAGTGTCATCAGTGTGGTCCTGTTAGCAGGTTTGGCGGAACGAGAGTTCGGCTGGTCCGAGGTTGAAAAAGCCGTGGAAGATACCTTGGCACAGCAGTCGGCCAGGTTGATGCGACGCATCGAATACTTGTCGGTGATCGGAAACATCGCGCCGATGGTCGGATTGTTGGGCACGGTGACGGGGATGATTTTCGCCTTTCAACAAGTGGCGACCACTCGCGGAGCGGCCGGCGCGGGTGACTTGGCCGAAGGCATTTACCAAGCATTGGTGACGACGGTCGGCGGTTTGGTGGTCGCGATCCCGTCGCTGGCGGCGTATGCCATCTGTCGAAACCGCGTCGATTCGTTGATCGCCGAAGTGGCTCAGCAAACCGTGCACGCGTTAACCCCCATCAAGCGGCGGCCCGGCACGTCGCAACGGACGGCCACCCGGAAGTCCACCGCATCGCCGGCGTCTTCGGCGCCCGCGTCATCAACGCCCAGACCGCCCGCTGCCGCACCGGACGATCGGCCTCCGAAACGAACCTGA
- a CDS encoding serine/threonine protein kinase, with product MRQFLSRQWVSSGGGDKPAGPAVDRATWGETSQTRARSGIWPRRWPAWMTVVLALLIGSAVWAVYSVTERSTRKIAENNVSSMLSAGVSALQLWLMDQRQITAGLIEDCEAQYPLGAALAATTAPVQSDDTPADALQAAKDVTQFLNEQITTRDEDIDCTGWLIVDADATIRLSSRPELIGRSFARLRPGLDTCFRYDSTVTPALPLPIHDGDASAAIHSRRDLAMIALSTIRDGVLPVGAFGLLLDPAHRFTEILSVARMGETGETYAFDSDGVMISQSRFDRQLHTLGLVDEASGANSVLRVTIRDPGLDLLHASPSDRQRIVQQWDQLPLTKMAAKAIDGRSGIDVNGYTDYRGVKVIGAWQWLDEYGFGVTTEMDHEEAYQAIDFLRLATWTLLAALALTVVSLAAVSLVFSRLYASTAAMRGAIRRLGQYELFEIIGRGGMGTVYRGQHQLLRRDVAIKVLERVDESDDIIPLADSRAVERFEREVQMTAKLGHPNTVNVYDYGRTAEGTFFYVMEHVGGMTVRQLIKADGRQSPGRVIHLLVQVCGSIQEAHHHGLIHRDIKPGNIVVVNFAGLYDMVKVLDFGLVRNLQRTDHTLTSPTALTGTPMYMAPEVIRNSKHADRSSDLYAIGAVGYQLLTGVTPYDATAVPEICAMRLGGDPERPADRIGCPLPDDLQDVLMDCLSHDIERRPATAGDLADRLRRCADVGSWTEDDSRQWWSRFGDAYDSASTPSGESAVVAQPGRPIRPMRDVWDSQSDAVTDPAASLMSGQWDDDEGRPPSASEPPRGGDNTAPTADDSRTFSYNPAEHGLVVDRQPDPAISPDSATTESTHGEDDQTKESG from the coding sequence CCACGCGCAAGATCGCCGAAAACAATGTTTCGTCGATGCTGTCGGCCGGCGTTTCAGCGCTCCAGTTGTGGTTGATGGACCAGCGGCAGATCACCGCGGGGCTGATCGAGGACTGCGAAGCCCAGTATCCGCTGGGGGCGGCATTGGCTGCCACAACGGCTCCGGTGCAAAGCGATGATACGCCCGCGGATGCTCTGCAGGCTGCAAAGGATGTGACACAGTTCCTGAACGAACAGATCACGACGCGTGATGAAGACATCGATTGCACCGGGTGGCTGATCGTCGATGCGGACGCCACGATTCGTTTGTCATCCCGGCCCGAGTTGATCGGACGGTCGTTTGCGCGTCTGCGTCCCGGTTTGGATACCTGTTTTCGTTACGACAGCACCGTGACGCCCGCGTTGCCGTTGCCGATCCATGACGGCGATGCATCCGCGGCGATCCATTCCCGGCGTGACCTGGCGATGATCGCGTTGTCGACGATCCGCGACGGCGTCTTGCCGGTCGGGGCGTTCGGGTTGCTGTTGGACCCTGCCCATCGATTCACCGAAATCTTGTCGGTCGCCCGAATGGGCGAAACGGGGGAAACGTACGCGTTTGATAGCGATGGGGTGATGATCAGCCAAAGCCGATTCGATCGTCAGCTTCACACCCTGGGCTTGGTCGATGAAGCTTCCGGGGCCAACAGCGTTTTGCGGGTCACCATCCGTGATCCAGGACTTGATCTGCTGCACGCGTCGCCATCAGACCGCCAGCGCATTGTGCAACAGTGGGACCAGTTGCCGCTGACGAAGATGGCCGCGAAGGCGATCGACGGACGCTCGGGAATCGACGTCAACGGGTACACCGATTACCGCGGCGTCAAAGTCATTGGCGCTTGGCAATGGTTGGACGAATACGGTTTCGGTGTGACGACCGAAATGGATCACGAAGAAGCTTACCAAGCGATCGATTTTCTGCGTTTGGCGACGTGGACCCTGCTGGCGGCTTTGGCGTTGACGGTGGTGTCGTTGGCCGCGGTGTCATTGGTGTTCAGCCGATTGTATGCCAGCACCGCGGCGATGCGTGGCGCGATCCGCCGTTTGGGCCAGTACGAATTGTTCGAAATCATCGGACGCGGTGGAATGGGGACGGTGTATCGGGGCCAGCATCAACTGCTGCGACGCGACGTGGCGATCAAAGTGCTGGAACGTGTTGATGAATCCGATGACATCATCCCGCTGGCCGACAGTCGAGCGGTCGAACGGTTTGAACGCGAGGTGCAGATGACGGCCAAGCTGGGGCACCCCAACACGGTGAACGTGTACGATTATGGACGCACGGCCGAAGGCACGTTCTTCTATGTGATGGAACACGTCGGTGGGATGACCGTTCGCCAGTTGATCAAAGCCGACGGGCGACAATCACCGGGACGTGTGATTCATTTGCTGGTTCAGGTTTGTGGGTCGATCCAGGAGGCTCATCATCACGGGCTGATTCATCGCGATATCAAGCCGGGCAACATCGTCGTGGTGAACTTTGCCGGTCTGTATGACATGGTGAAAGTGCTGGACTTTGGATTGGTCCGAAACCTACAGCGGACCGATCACACGCTGACCTCGCCGACCGCGCTGACCGGAACGCCGATGTACATGGCACCCGAGGTCATTCGCAATTCCAAGCATGCCGATCGCAGCAGTGATCTTTATGCGATCGGGGCGGTGGGCTATCAGTTGTTGACCGGTGTGACACCCTATGACGCGACCGCCGTACCAGAGATCTGTGCGATGCGATTGGGCGGCGATCCCGAACGTCCGGCCGATCGAATCGGCTGTCCCCTGCCCGATGACTTGCAAGATGTGCTGATGGACTGTCTGAGCCACGACATCGAACGACGGCCGGCAACGGCGGGTGACCTGGCGGACCGTTTGCGACGTTGTGCTGACGTCGGATCGTGGACCGAAGACGATTCGCGGCAATGGTGGTCTCGTTTTGGCGACGCGTATGATTCGGCGTCGACACCCTCGGGGGAATCCGCCGTGGTGGCACAGCCCGGACGACCGATCCGCCCGATGCGTGACGTATGGGATTCCCAAAGCGATGCGGTTACCGATCCTGCGGCCAGTCTGATGTCGGGACAATGGGACGACGATGAGGGACGACCACCATCGGCATCCGAGCCGCCACGCGGGGGCGACAACACCGCACCCACCGCAGACGATTCGCGGACGTTTTCCTACAATCCGGCCGAACACGGCTTGGTCGTCGATCGACAGCCGGACCCGGCGATTTCCCCCGACTCTGCCACGACCGAATCCACCCACGGCGAAGACGACCAGACCAAGGAATCAGGCTGA
- a CDS encoding PH domain-containing protein — protein MISSTEARPQDRALVYTCPICESTIGIEQHLIGETISCPHCDRPFEVVPPRAYPAKHGSDTDPSTILSADDLAEDEAIEKVIHPVVFRRHLLGTIVCVAAAIIGGLVLGLGVAGSSIEGITGLTLMIPGGVLLGIGLVFLVKWLIESRMHSLKLTNERMIYRYGIIHRGTSEIRHEDVRNLKVDQNLFERLFRFGDIAVSSAGQDDMEVIIHDIPNPEAVVDYIRKRQ, from the coding sequence ATGATTTCCAGCACCGAAGCCAGGCCCCAAGATCGAGCCCTGGTCTACACCTGCCCGATCTGCGAATCGACCATCGGCATCGAACAACATTTGATCGGTGAAACGATCAGCTGCCCCCACTGCGATCGTCCGTTTGAAGTCGTTCCGCCGCGAGCCTATCCCGCCAAACACGGCAGTGACACCGATCCGTCGACCATTCTGAGTGCCGATGACTTGGCCGAAGACGAAGCGATCGAAAAGGTCATCCATCCCGTCGTCTTTCGACGGCACCTTTTGGGAACGATTGTCTGTGTCGCAGCGGCGATCATTGGCGGGCTGGTCCTGGGCCTGGGAGTCGCAGGATCGTCCATCGAAGGTATCACAGGACTGACTTTGATGATTCCTGGTGGCGTGCTTTTGGGGATCGGGCTGGTGTTTCTGGTGAAATGGCTGATTGAAAGCCGGATGCATTCACTGAAACTGACCAACGAACGAATGATTTACCGTTACGGAATCATTCACCGCGGTACCAGTGAAATTCGTCACGAAGACGTTCGCAACTTGAAAGTCGACCAGAACTTATTCGAGCGTTTATTCCGCTTTGGTGATATCGCCGTTTCCAGCGCGGGCCAGGACGACATGGAAGTCATCATTCATGACATCCCAAACCCCGAAGCGGTCGTCGACTACATCCGCAAACGCCAATAA